One Formosa sp. Hel3_A1_48 genomic window, CACTTTTTTGTTTTTTATGGCCCAAAGTGCTGCAAGTAATAATACCGCTGTAATCCCATTTATAGATGCGTAAATAGGTGGTAAAAATGTAAGTGCTTCTACATTTGGAATTCGAATTCTAAAAAGCAATGCAACTACAACCGGTATGGCTACAGAAACAATATTAATCCACAATTTGAATTTCTTTTCTATTGGTTTTGCTGAGTTATTCATGATTTAATAATTTTAAAATATCTTCTTTTAAAGCTGAAATTTCTTCCAATTCTCCTTCATCGTTTATTTGCTCTTTCTGACTGATAACTCCTTTGTAATAAATTTTAGGATTGCCAAAATCATCAGTTCTGGAACGAATATACCCTTGTCTATCAATTAAGGCAAAGTTGCCTGAGTGTTCAAAACCTCCAGCTGCACCCTCAACTTCTGCGGCATAGAGATTGAATCCTAAATTAGCTAAATTATAAATATCCTCTTGTTGCCCCGTTAGAAAATGCCAATTTGGATTGCTTACTCCATATTGATCTGCATAATTTTTCATGACCTCAACAGTATCATAATCAGGATTAATAGTAAAAGAGGCAATACCAAAATCATCGCGCTTGGGAAAAGTGTTTTGAATATCAACTAAATTTTGATTCATTTTTGGACAAATTGTTGGACATGTTGTAAAGAAAAATTCTACTAAATACACTTTCCCCTCAAAATCTTTATTTGTAATAACTTTTCCATATTGATTGGTAAAGCTAAAAGGCATCACTTTTTTTCGTTCGCCATTTATTACCAAATATGAAAGTTGAGTGTCATCTTTTGTTTGTAGCTTGACATTATCGCTTCTGCTCTCAACCCTAGTGACATCATTATTTTGTATTCTATCTATTATTCTTGGAATAAAAATTATACCAAAAACAAGAACAATAAAGGCAATGCCTACGTATGAATAATTAGTTGATTTCATTGTTTAATATATCATCAGCTCTACGTGTGTTAGAGTCAAATTTACCTTTTCGTTTTTGGCGGTATTCCGTGAACAAGATCCGCATGTCATCACTCATTTTATTTTTGAGTTCAGATACTTCTAAAACATTATAGGAATATAGTCCTTGAATTGGTGCGTCTTGTTCTTTTTGCGTTTTTGTTCTGTCATCCAAGCGCCCACGTTGATGGCGCTCTTTGTCAATGATGAAAACGTAATCGGATCCTAAATCTGGTCTCAAAACCGCTGAAATTTTTAAATTGGTATAAGCGTTTTGTAAAGCTTCTGGAGACCCGAAGGCAAAAGTCCAATACTTTAGAGGTTCAAATGCGTTCAACTCTTTTTTTAAAGCTTGGGCTTGGGATTTAGCCGATTCTGGTAACAAAACAACGATTTGAAAGCGTTTAAACCCGCGGAATTTATCATAAACCAACTCTTTTAAATTTAGTGCTGGCGT contains:
- a CDS encoding SCO family protein, producing MKSTNYSYVGIAFIVLVFGIIFIPRIIDRIQNNDVTRVESRSDNVKLQTKDDTQLSYLVINGERKKVMPFSFTNQYGKVITNKDFEGKVYLVEFFFTTCPTICPKMNQNLVDIQNTFPKRDDFGIASFTINPDYDTVEVMKNYADQYGVSNPNWHFLTGQQEDIYNLANLGFNLYAAEVEGAAGGFEHSGNFALIDRQGYIRSRTDDFGNPKIYYKGVISQKEQINDEGELEEISALKEDILKLLNHE